A genomic segment from Mucilaginibacter terrenus encodes:
- a CDS encoding porin family protein, translating to MKKLFLSIAILISAAITAKAQFSLGIKGGVNFSKINTDQFDESTKTGYQAGVFARFGSKLYLQPELYLGSSGGKFDFKNNNNTVTTNGKVSFTTINVPLLVGKGFGGDNLNFRIMAGPIYSYVLDKNQNFADNVNGAYQDFGDYRKSTLGFQAGAGVDIGHITADLRYEGGLTKINQNYGQRQNLWALSIGFKLF from the coding sequence ATGAAAAAGTTATTCTTAAGTATTGCTATCCTCATATCGGCAGCAATAACGGCAAAGGCCCAGTTCTCATTGGGTATTAAAGGTGGGGTAAATTTCTCCAAAATCAACACCGATCAATTTGACGAGTCTACAAAAACGGGTTACCAAGCAGGTGTTTTCGCTAGGTTTGGCAGTAAGCTATACCTGCAGCCCGAGCTTTACCTGGGCAGCAGCGGTGGTAAGTTCGATTTTAAGAACAACAACAATACGGTTACTACCAACGGCAAGGTTTCTTTTACCACTATAAATGTACCTTTATTGGTAGGTAAAGGCTTTGGTGGCGATAACCTCAACTTCAGGATAATGGCCGGCCCTATTTACAGCTACGTACTGGATAAGAACCAAAACTTTGCCGACAATGTCAATGGCGCATATCAAGACTTTGGAGATTACCGTAAAAGCACGTTAGGTTTCCAGGCGGGTGCCGGTGTAGATATAGGCCATATTACAGCCGACCTACGTTATGAAGGCGGGCTAACCAAAATCAATCAGAACTACGGACAACGCCAGAATTTATGGGCATTAAGCATTGGTTTTAAATTGTTCTAA
- a CDS encoding DUF6515 family protein, with protein MSYKKLLSIAFTGLFGLFLALPAVAQHRGGGGGGGRSFGGGGGFSRGGGGFGGGGFSRGGGSFGGGSRPSGGSFSRPQGTFSRPGGGSFSRPNVGVSPQRGYSQGGFSRSPRTNGYYGGGFNRGSIGTRGSFGRGAYAYRGGNYGRGTYRGGFYGGYRNGYRSYYYGPRYFNRGFYNYRGYYNSYYLPRIGFSIGVLPYGYYPFYWGDYQYYYSDGLYYRQYNNQYTVVEPPVGAQVNSLPSNAESITINGEQYFESNGVYYRAVTKDDGSVVYEVAGKDGELNTGTDGDDGSYSSADDAPLQVGDIVDQLPPDSRKIKVNGEKLFVAPDGTYFQEARDEDNKKVYKVVGLPGDEQPADDDQK; from the coding sequence ATGTCATATAAAAAATTATTATCAATCGCCTTTACCGGCCTGTTTGGCCTGTTCCTGGCGTTACCCGCAGTTGCCCAGCACAGAGGTGGCGGAGGCGGCGGTGGTCGCTCCTTTGGTGGCGGTGGTGGCTTTAGTCGTGGCGGAGGCGGTTTCGGCGGAGGCGGCTTCAGCCGTGGTGGCGGTAGCTTCGGTGGTGGCAGCAGACCTTCCGGCGGCAGCTTTTCAAGGCCTCAAGGCACATTCAGCCGCCCGGGTGGCGGCAGTTTCTCACGCCCTAACGTAGGTGTTTCGCCGCAGCGCGGTTATTCACAAGGCGGCTTTTCACGCAGCCCACGAACTAATGGCTACTATGGTGGCGGCTTCAACAGAGGCTCTATAGGTACCCGTGGTAGCTTTGGCCGTGGTGCTTACGCTTACCGTGGCGGCAACTATGGCCGCGGCACTTACCGTGGTGGTTTCTATGGTGGTTACCGTAACGGGTATCGTTCGTACTATTATGGCCCACGCTATTTCAACCGTGGTTTTTATAACTATCGTGGTTATTACAACAGCTATTACCTGCCACGTATTGGTTTCAGCATAGGCGTATTGCCTTACGGTTATTACCCGTTCTATTGGGGCGATTACCAATACTACTACAGCGACGGCTTATACTATCGCCAGTACAATAACCAGTATACCGTGGTTGAACCGCCGGTTGGCGCGCAAGTGAATTCTTTGCCATCAAACGCAGAGTCTATCACTATTAATGGCGAGCAGTACTTCGAATCAAACGGTGTTTACTATCGTGCAGTTACCAAAGATGACGGCAGTGTAGTGTACGAAGTTGCAGGTAAAGACGGTGAACTAAACACCGGCACTGACGGTGACGACGGCTCTTATTCGTCAGCTGACGATGCGCCGCTACAGGTAGGCGACATTGTTGATCAATTACCTCCTGATAGCCGCAAGATAAAAGTGAATGGCGAAAAGCTATTCGTTGCTCCTGACGGAACTTATTTCCAGGAAGCACGTGACGAAGACAACAAAAAAGTTTATAAGGTGGTGGGTTTGCCCGGCGATGAACAGCCTGCAGACGACGATCAAAAATAA
- a CDS encoding thiamine pyrophosphokinase has protein sequence MSSHHIVREKQEPALLLLSLDNFDDELLGQLLEWSPTVIATSKTAEQVYAFGIKIDVIADDHSQADNQSNIKQIRLNGQSTTNAVLNHLVEAGYPAVNIIADELDIAATEQYGNSINIVWFCHDEKVFPIRSGFKKWKPKGEQIRVLSDTSTLEFEGLERVAPNIYSTTADGFYSFTFHEPLLFIAEQII, from the coding sequence ATGTCATCCCACCACATTGTACGCGAGAAACAAGAACCGGCGCTGCTGCTGTTAAGCTTAGATAACTTTGACGACGAACTACTCGGTCAGCTACTGGAGTGGAGCCCTACTGTAATTGCCACTTCAAAAACAGCCGAACAGGTTTACGCTTTTGGTATTAAAATAGATGTGATTGCTGATGATCACAGCCAGGCAGACAACCAATCAAATATTAAACAAATCCGCCTTAATGGACAAAGTACCACCAATGCTGTACTCAACCACCTGGTAGAAGCCGGGTACCCGGCAGTGAATATAATTGCTGATGAATTAGACATTGCCGCTACAGAGCAATATGGCAATAGCATCAATATCGTTTGGTTTTGCCATGATGAGAAAGTCTTCCCAATCCGCAGCGGCTTTAAAAAATGGAAGCCAAAAGGAGAGCAGATCAGGGTATTATCCGACACATCAACACTGGAGTTTGAAGGCCTGGAACGTGTTGCACCTAATATTTACTCCACCACTGCTGATGGCTTTTACAGCTTCACTTTCCATGAGCCGTTATTGTTTATAGCAGAGCAAATTATATAA
- a CDS encoding four-helix bundle copper-binding protein, whose translation MENHDHTNLIQKLLACVAACENCATACLNEDDVKPMVRCISLDRDCADLCSQAARLLERKSEIAHQYLLLCEEICRMCAEECGMHGHDHCQICADACRQCAEACHMHHERINQD comes from the coding sequence ATGGAAAATCATGATCACACTAACCTTATACAAAAGCTGCTTGCTTGTGTAGCAGCATGCGAAAATTGCGCAACTGCCTGCCTTAACGAGGATGATGTTAAACCTATGGTGCGCTGCATAAGCCTGGATCGCGACTGTGCCGATCTGTGTTCTCAAGCTGCGCGACTGCTTGAGCGCAAATCAGAAATAGCGCACCAATACCTGCTGCTTTGCGAAGAAATTTGCCGCATGTGCGCCGAAGAATGCGGTATGCACGGGCATGACCATTGCCAGATTTGTGCCGACGCATGCCGCCAATGTGCCGAAGCTTGCCATATGCACCACGAGAGGATAAACCAGGACTAA
- a CDS encoding Lrp/AsnC ligand binding domain-containing protein, translated as MPHRKPQNLEIDNLDIQILSILMKNATTPYTEIAKELIVSGGTIHVRMKKLEELGVIKGASLEVNPQKLGYDVTAFLGIFLEKGSQYNEAVKQLKMVPEIVELHYTTGSWSIFAKIVCHDTNHLREVLNEQIQSVKGIQRTETFISLEESIKRQITLE; from the coding sequence ATGCCTCACAGGAAACCCCAAAATTTAGAAATTGACAATCTTGATATCCAGATTTTGTCAATTTTGATGAAAAATGCAACCACTCCTTACACGGAGATTGCAAAGGAATTGATCGTTTCAGGCGGAACAATACACGTGCGGATGAAGAAGCTGGAGGAGTTGGGTGTGATAAAAGGTGCCAGCCTGGAAGTTAACCCTCAAAAGCTCGGTTATGACGTTACAGCGTTCCTGGGCATATTTTTAGAGAAAGGTTCGCAATACAATGAAGCAGTAAAACAGTTGAAAATGGTTCCCGAAATTGTGGAACTACATTATACTACCGGCAGCTGGAGCATATTTGCGAAGATAGTTTGCCATGATACCAACCACCTGCGTGAGGTATTAAATGAACAAATACAAAGTGTAAAAGGTATACAACGTACCGAGACCTTTATTTCTTTAGAAGAAAGCATTAAAAGGCAGATAACCCTGGAGTAA
- a CDS encoding class I SAM-dependent rRNA methyltransferase, with product MIDVLLKKGKEKAVLQRHPWVFSGAIEKVKGNPANGEIVRLVNAQGAFMAYGFYNNQSRVAVRLLEWDESVAVNDDWFRNKVRIAVAGRAHILASGETDTCRLIFSEADYLPGLIADKYADHLALQVLTSGIQNALPVIIDELQQLLSPLSIYDKSDATSRAHEGLETTNTLLAGTPPPELVMVKENGITYGINIAEGQKSGFYCDQRDNRRLLASYSKGKKVLDCFSYTGGFTLNSLREGAASVTSVDSSALAIETLNENINLNNFNNTEHIAIKSDVNSQLRKFREEGDKFDVIVLDPPKYAPSRSALDRASRAYKDLNRIGMQLLNSGGLLATFSCSGAMDMETFKQVLAWAALDAGKQVQFIYQFHQPEDHPVRSSFPEGEYLKGLLCRVW from the coding sequence ATGATTGACGTTTTGCTTAAAAAAGGAAAAGAAAAAGCGGTGCTGCAAAGGCATCCGTGGGTATTTTCCGGTGCGATAGAAAAGGTAAAAGGCAACCCTGCTAACGGCGAAATTGTACGGTTGGTGAATGCACAGGGGGCTTTCATGGCTTATGGCTTTTACAATAATCAGTCGCGGGTTGCGGTGCGATTGCTGGAATGGGACGAAAGCGTTGCTGTAAACGATGACTGGTTTCGCAATAAAGTTAGGATAGCTGTTGCAGGCCGCGCGCATATCCTTGCAAGCGGCGAAACAGATACCTGTCGGCTGATTTTTAGCGAGGCCGACTACCTGCCCGGCCTAATTGCCGATAAATATGCAGACCACCTCGCTTTACAGGTGCTCACCTCGGGCATACAGAATGCTCTTCCTGTTATTATTGATGAGCTTCAGCAACTACTGTCACCATTAAGTATTTACGATAAAAGCGATGCCACATCGCGTGCGCACGAAGGTTTGGAAACCACCAACACCCTGCTGGCCGGCACACCTCCACCCGAGCTGGTTATGGTTAAGGAAAATGGAATTACTTACGGCATTAACATTGCCGAAGGACAAAAATCAGGCTTTTACTGCGACCAGCGGGATAACCGACGCTTACTGGCGTCGTATTCGAAAGGTAAAAAAGTGCTGGACTGCTTTAGTTATACAGGCGGATTTACACTTAATAGCCTGCGCGAAGGTGCTGCTTCCGTTACCAGTGTGGACAGCTCGGCACTTGCAATAGAGACCCTGAACGAGAATATCAATCTCAACAACTTCAACAATACAGAGCATATTGCCATTAAATCGGATGTTAACAGCCAGCTGCGCAAGTTTAGGGAAGAAGGCGATAAGTTCGATGTAATTGTGCTAGACCCGCCTAAGTACGCGCCATCCCGTTCGGCATTGGACAGGGCTTCACGCGCTTATAAAGACCTTAACCGTATTGGCATGCAGCTGCTAAACAGCGGTGGCTTGCTGGCCACATTTTCATGCTCGGGCGCTATGGATATGGAAACATTCAAACAAGTGCTTGCGTGGGCTGCGCTGGATGCAGGTAAGCAAGTGCAATTCATCTACCAGTTCCACCAGCCGGAAGATCACCCGGTACGTTCATCTTTTCCGGAGGGTGAGTATCTCAAGGGGCTGCTTTGCCGGGTATGGTAA
- the dinB gene encoding DNA polymerase IV, producing the protein MEEAVRTTRRKIIHIDMDAFYASVEQRDYPEYRGKPLVVGGLPEGRGGVVATASYEARKFGVRSAMPSKQALKLCPHAIFVRPRFAVYKEVSEKIREIFCRYTDLIEPLSLDEAYLDVTADKKNIGSAIAIATQIKQAIKDELHLTASAGVSVSKFVAKIASDMQKPDGLTFIGPSSIEAFMEKLPVEKFHGIGKVTADRMTKMGIFTGADLKQLTEEEIIRNFGKAGSFYYKIVRGIDDREVQPHRETKSMGAEDTFAYDLTTVEEMNAELAKIALIVHQRLMKYQLKGRTVTLKIKYSDFRQITRSVSLPQCVSDLEIILQTARELLLATDTENSRIRLLGITVSNFIDPEAKPKSNSGQLSLFK; encoded by the coding sequence GTGGAAGAGGCCGTAAGAACAACACGCAGAAAGATCATTCATATTGATATGGATGCATTTTACGCGTCGGTAGAGCAACGCGATTACCCGGAGTATCGTGGTAAGCCGCTTGTTGTTGGCGGTTTGCCGGAGGGCCGCGGTGGTGTTGTTGCTACCGCGAGTTATGAAGCCCGCAAGTTTGGTGTACGGTCCGCCATGCCCAGTAAACAAGCATTGAAGCTTTGCCCGCATGCCATATTTGTAAGGCCACGGTTTGCGGTGTATAAAGAAGTGTCTGAAAAAATACGGGAGATTTTTTGCCGGTACACCGATCTGATTGAACCACTTTCGCTTGATGAGGCGTACCTTGATGTTACAGCGGATAAAAAGAACATCGGCTCGGCTATTGCTATCGCCACACAGATAAAGCAGGCAATTAAAGACGAGTTACACCTTACGGCATCAGCAGGCGTTTCGGTGAGTAAATTTGTGGCAAAAATAGCATCGGACATGCAAAAGCCCGATGGACTCACGTTTATAGGCCCATCTTCTATAGAGGCCTTTATGGAAAAGCTGCCCGTGGAAAAGTTTCACGGTATCGGCAAAGTCACTGCCGACCGGATGACTAAGATGGGTATTTTTACCGGCGCTGACCTTAAGCAACTTACCGAAGAAGAGATTATAAGGAACTTTGGCAAAGCTGGTTCCTTTTACTATAAAATTGTAAGAGGGATAGATGACCGGGAAGTGCAGCCACACCGCGAAACCAAATCGATGGGTGCAGAAGATACCTTTGCTTATGATCTCACCACGGTGGAGGAGATGAACGCAGAACTGGCTAAGATTGCCCTGATTGTACATCAGCGCTTGATGAAATACCAATTAAAGGGCCGCACGGTTACTTTAAAAATAAAATACAGCGATTTCAGGCAAATTACCCGAAGTGTTTCGCTGCCTCAATGCGTAAGCGACCTGGAGATTATACTACAGACTGCCCGGGAACTGCTGCTGGCTACAGATACGGAAAACAGCCGAATAAGATTGCTGGGAATTACAGTATCAAACTTTATTGACCCGGAGGCGAAACCCAAGAGCAATTCCGGGCAACTTTCCTTATTTAAATAA